A genome region from Lucilia cuprina isolate Lc7/37 chromosome 3, ASM2204524v1, whole genome shotgun sequence includes the following:
- the LOC111677444 gene encoding uncharacterized protein LOC111677444, whose protein sequence is MLFHLFQQFGTLVFIILAILVVIPLSEKYAYALKHYTKDRKIELREQVRSMFQHAYEGYLRYASDYDELRPLTCDGVDTWGSYSLTMIDALDTLATMGNFSEFRRVVNVLEQKMDFDKDINVSVFETNIRIVGGLLSAHLLSKKAGMELEEGWPCQGPLLRMAEDVAKRLLPAFDTATGMPYGTVNLRYGVPKGETSITCTAGVGTLLVEFGTLSRLTGNPVYEEVALNAIHSLWNRRSPIGLFGNHIDVQSGRWTALDSGIGAGVDSLFEYMVKAAILLQRPELLEMFHAARSSIDKFLRHDDWYVWAGMNKGQVTLPVFQSLEAFWPGVLSLIGDKEAAIKTLSNYASVWRKYGFLPEFYNIPTGEASANRESYPLRPELVESAMYLYRATKNEFLLELGESMLMTIEHSAKTRCGYATIRNVVTHEKENRMESFFLAETTKYLYLLFDDDNFLHNDAAKGNIIKTSDGGECLIDAGPYIFNTEAHPIDMSALHCCHDHKMNLFEGLDLSQFSDSTLLKKERDYIILQQNEAFSECKSKTTKEQGKRVVPPAKAAASPSIAVDIEVFDDDNKPAGDILVENFERIKNDVPPVMKDTKKPPNNRNQLTVTDLQEFFALKRENFENPLQVLDYTLSFLKNFTLDPGFISGLQLFEKNISNLLGSGTQKEFESTTKTLWNLYCLQQEYRVNVKLLMELNLHSFDEDNRQMLHKTLLVLNGDESDAGNDFIWQKIYALHLEYSRSLVNTTDMQTFLLNILINGTNEKQRSFKPLLDPKEILDLPLETHSKPQQLKLFSQAKRVVEFKKRMIDTFDKLQSLMVETGKQQKVLTEQKATENDASRERTPTPNDDLIVAKPQVNKTSPSYKANKEAYNHTITADTQSNSSSSTSLQANDDNNSYDSVWSQLVHTILRKTTPQKLQFDASDLIQKTRKSLQKLTADIPVHYNVLTCPRPKFIERFAYRYYYP, encoded by the exons ATGCTTTTTCATTTGTTTCAACAATTTGGAACGTTAGTTTTTATAATCTTGGCAATACTAGTTGTAATCCCCTTAAGTGAGAAATATGCATACGCCTTGAAACACTATACCAAAGATAGAAAAATAGAATTAAG GGAGCAGGTGCGTAGTATGTTTCAACATGCTTATGAAGGTTATTTACGTTATGCTTCCGATTATGATGAGCTAAGACCATTGACTTGTGATGGTGTGGATACTTGGGGTAGTTACTctcttacaatgattgatgctTTAGATACTTTGGCTACCATGGGTAATTTTAGTGAGTTCCGTAGAGTGGTTAATGTATTGGAACAGAAAATGGATTTTGATAAGGATATTAATGTGTCGGTTTTTGAGACGAATATACGCATAGTGGGTGGTTTGTTGTCGGCTCATTTATTGTCCAAAAAGGCTGGCATGGAATTGGAAGAGGGTTGGCCCTGTCAG GGACCACTTCTGCGTATGGCGGAAGATGTGGCTAAACGTTTATTGCCCGCTTTTGATACCGCTACCGGCATGCCTTATGGCACTGTTAACTTACGTTATGGTGTCCCCAAAGGCGAAACTTCTATTACCTGTACAGCAGGTGTAGGCACTTTACTAGTGGAATTTGGAACACTCTCCAGATTAACCGGTAATCCGGTATACGAAGAAGTAGCTTTAAATGCCATACATTCTTTATGGAATCGACGTTCTCCTATAGGTTTATTTGGCAATCATATTGATGTACAAAGTGGTCGCTGGACTGCCTTAGATTCGGGCATAGGTGCTGGTGTTGATTCTTTATTTGAATATATGGTTAAGGCTGCCATACTCTTGCAGCGTCCTGAACTATTGGAAATGTTTCATGCTGCCCGTTCTTCCATAGATAAGTTCTTAAGACATGATGATTGGTATGTTTGGGCTGGCATGAATAAAGGTCAAGTTACTTTGCCGGTTTTTCAATCATTGGAGGCTTTTTGGCCGGGTGTTTTGAGTTTGATAGGCGATAAGGAGGCGGCCATAAAAACTTTATCGAACTATGCTAGTGTTTGGAGAAAATATGGTTTTCTGCCGGAATTCTATAACATACCCACGGGCGAAGCTTCGGCTAATCGTGAAAGTTATCCTTTGCGTCCTGAACTAGTGGAATCGGCCATGTATTTATATCGAGCtacaaaaaatgagtttttattgGAACTAGGAGAAAGTATGCTGATGACTATAGAGCATAGTGCTAAAACACGCTGCGGTTATGCTACG ATACGCAATGTTGTTACCCATGAGAAAGAAAATCGTATGGAATCATTCTTCTTGGCTGAAACcactaaatatttgtatttactgTTCGATGATGATAACTTTTTGCATAACGATGCCGCCAAgggtaatattattaaaacttcCGATGGTGGTGAATGTTTAATTGATGCTGGTCCGTATATCTTTAATACCGAGGCTCATCCTATTGATATGTCTGCTTTGCATTGTTGTCATGatcataaaatgaatttatttgaGGGCTTAGATCTCTCACAATTTAGTGATtctactttgttaaaaaaagaacgCGATTATATTATACTGCAACAAAATGAAGCTTTTAGCGAGTGTAAGTCTAAAACCACAAAGGAACAAGGCAAAAGAGTAGTACCACCAGCTAAAGCGGCTGCTAGTCCTAGTATAGCTGTTGATATTGAGGTCTTCGATGATGATAATAAACCAGCTGGTGATATTCTAGTAGAAAACTTTGAACGTATTAAAAATGATGTACCCCCGGTGATGAAGGACACTAAGAAACCCCCCAATAATCGCAATCAATTAACTGTTACCGATTTACAGGAATTCTTtgctttaaaaagagaaaactttGAAAATCCTCTACAGGTTTTGGACTATACTTtgagtttcttaaaaaatttcactttagaTCCTGGTTTCATATCGGGTTTACAATTATTTGAGAAAAACATTAGCAATTTATTGGGTTCAGGCACCCAAAAGGAGTTTGAAAGTACCACTAAAACCCTTTGGAATCTTTACTGTTTACAGCAGGAATATCGTGTCAATGTTAAGCTTCTCATGGAACTAAATCTGCACAGTTTTGATGAAGACAACAGGCAAATGCTACATAAAACTTTATTAGTACTTAATGGTGATGAAAGTGATGCTGGCAATGACTTTATATGGCAAAAAATTTATGCATTACATTTGGAATACTCACGTTCACTGGTAAATACCACAGATATGCAAACATTTCTACTCAACATACTTATCAATGGCACGAATGAAAAACAAAGAAGTTTTAAGCCTTTATTAGACCCCAAAGAAATTCTAGATCTACCTTTAGAAACCCACAGCAAACCGCagcaattgaaattattttcacaaGCCAAACGTGTTGTGGAATTTAAGAAACGTATGATAGATACCTTTGATAAATTACAAAGCCTAATGGTGGAAACTGGAAAACAGCAAAAGGTTTTAACAGAACAAAAAGCAACAGAAAATGATGCCTCTAGAGAAAGAACCCCTACACCTAATGATGATTTAATAGTGGCTAAACCTCAGGTAAATAAGACCTCGCCCAGCTATAAGGCCAACAAAGAAGCTTACAATCATACCATAACCGCCGATACTCAATCGAATTCCTCATCTTCAACCTCGCTGCAAGCAAATGATGATAATAATTCTTATGACTCGGTGTGGTCACAACTAGTTCACACTATATTACGTAAAACAACGCCTCAAAAGCTGCAGTTCGATGCCAGTGACCTGATACAGAAAACTCGCAAATCCTTGCAGAAATTAACTGCAGACATTCCAGTGCACTATAATGTTCTAACATGTCCTCGCCCGAAATTTATTGAACGTTTCGCTTATCGTTATTATTATCCATAA
- the LOC111677457 gene encoding uncharacterized protein LOC111677457 translates to MSSNSNTTRSSDIKVKMNKSKTIMEAEPVDLPKELDYLFEKELINKQNKHIHIMDRFGPSRNTHYLSTKFHAKHEQQIPHNHLTYLPFVYGTSYKHDTEANVYGWMPEVVNRPALLKELNFINAPKQRCCLTVYGEKLESDRANARPAFNGLRFFLQ, encoded by the exons atgaGTTCCAATTCAAATACTACTCGTTCTAGTGACATTAAAGTCAAAATgaataaaagtaaaactatAATGGAAGCAGAGCCAGTGGATTTGCCTAAAGAATTGGATTATCTATTTGAAAAGgagttaataaataaacaaaataaacatatacatataatggATCGATTTGGACCATCCAGAAATA CACACTATTTATCTACCAAATTCCATGCTAAACATGAGCAGCAGATACCTCACAATCACTTAACCTATTTACCTTTTGTATATGGAACTTCCTATAAACATGATACTGAAGCGAATGTATACGGCTGGATGCCAGAAGTGGTAAATAGACCAGCTTTACTCaaagaattaaatttcattaatgcTCCCAAGCAAAGATGCTGTTTAACAGTGTATGGCGAAAAACTAGAAAGTGATAGAGCAAATGCCAGACCAGCATTTAAtggtttgagattttttttgcaataa
- the LOC111677458 gene encoding NPC intracellular cholesterol transporter 1 homolog 1b, translating into MNEFTCKKYVILLISLTALVLSLIPQANAKCIWYGQTHQEGPHWKNKVYNGDALPLKNAEAEAIFKRRCPTLYKEYKGEDGQAELELCCDAAQIVTMDQGITQADGIYSRCPTCVLNMGLAICSMTCAKNHSLFLTPYTDVNSAKEEYVKSIDYRVEESFVEKIYDTCKGIQHSQTGRPAMDLACAPYNARSCDHRKWFNFMGDTEINEYVPFPIKYIYLNESSDEERLELFPLECSEAYENSYACACMDCSDSCPLTEIPIAYEDVFHLVGLYGIAVFVIIVVALVVFEKCRSKLNIPKCFAGFGCADSLLYKGFRSWGAFCAKNPVLVLAICSWVIGGLGYGITKMKVTTDPVQLWAGEDSQTRQEKEYFDSHFGPFYRTNQLFIKPTNKSFFTHNTNDGNITFGPAFEKSFLLEVFKLQEAIEQIGVEDDIGLDKICYAPVLYPGEVGTIKSCVVQSIYGYFQNDLELFETEYEDEFGYTINYLNHLEECLNVPMMENCFGAYGGPIEPAIAVGGMPKVKPDEDPNYLLATGLVITFLGKNQNDEELLEPNLEWEKRFIDFMQNYTNDKLDVAFSAERSIQDAIVELSEGEFSTVLISYLVMFVYVAIALGKVRSCVSFFRESKIMLAVGGIIIVLASVACSLGFWGYLDVVTTMLAIEVIPFLVLAVGVDNIFIMVHTYHRLERQKYATVAEAIGEAIGQVGPSILQTAASEIACFGIGAISDMPAVKTFAMYAAVAIFFDFLFQITAFVALMALDERRYESGRLDLFCCCKLGKQPEVNNSVSLLQKFFTKFYAPFLLSKPMKIIVCVLFFVITSLSLTVTPNLELGLDQEMSMPKDSHVIKYFRYMDDLLSMGAPVYWVIKPGLDYTNRSHQNLICGGVECNNNSMSVQLYTQSRYPDITYLARPASSWIDDYIDWLAIGDCCKMNSTDGTFCPSNSKEDECIPCKREFMEDGLRPTEHTFRKYLSYFLSDLPDNECAKAGRASYADAVIYTLDNNGLSDILDTYFMQYSTTSTTSIQFYSALKEARRVASEINEMFKENNVDATIFPYCVFFIFYEQYLTIWDDAIYSLGISLLAIFLVTFIITGLDIISALLLLFMVLIILINMCGMMWAWSITLNAISLVNLVVSVGIGVEFVSHIIRSYKNAVGTKDERAQHALSVTGSSVLSGITLTKFAGIIVLGFSNSQVFEVFYFRMYLGIVLIGAAHGLILLPVLLSFYGPRGPHKKDVESYDLS; encoded by the exons atgaatg AATTTACGTGTAAAAAATATGTGATATTACTAATAAGTTTAACTGCTTTGGTCCTGAGTCTCATACCGCAAGCGAATGCCAAATGTATTTGGTATGGTCAAACACATCAAGAAGGACCACATTGGAAAAATAAAGTATACAATGGGGATGCTTTACCGTTAAAAAATGCCGAAGCTGAGGCCATATTTAAAAGAAGATGTCCCACACTTTACAAAGAATATAAAGGAGAAGATGGACAAG CTGAATTGGAATTATGTTGTGATGCCGCACAAATAGTTACCATGGACCAGGGTATCACACAAGCGGATGGTATCTATTCTCGCTGTCCCACTTGTGTTTTAAATATGGGTTTAGCTATTTGTTCCATGACTTGTGCCAAAAATCATAGTCTTTTCCTGACACCCTATACGGATGTCAATAGTGCCAAAGAGGAGTATGTCAAAAGCATAGACTATCGGGTGGAGGAATCATTTGTAGAGAAAATCTATGATACATGTAAGGGTATACAACATTCGCAGACAGGTAGACCAGCCATGGATTTAGCCTGTGCCCCTTATAATGCTCGATCGTGCGATCATCGCAAATGGTTTAATTTTATGGGTGATACAGAGATTAATGAGTACGTACCTTTTCCCATCAAATATATTTACCTAAATGAAAGTTCGGATGAGGAACGTTTAGAGCTATTTCCGTTGGAATGTTCTGAGGCTTATGAAAATTCATATGCCTGCGCCTGTATGGATTGTTCCGACTCCTGTCCCTTAACTGAAATACCCATAGCCTATGAAGATGTATTTCATTTGGTGGGCTTGTATGGAATAGCTGTATTTGTAATAATAGTGGTGGCTTTAGtggtttttgaaaaatgtcGTTCTAAATTGAATATACCAAAATGTTTTGCTGGATTTGGTTGTGCTGATAGTTTGCTCTATAAAGGTTTCCGTAGTTGGGGAGCTTTCTGTGCCAAAAATCCGGTTTTAGTTTTAGCCATTTGTTCTTGGGTAATTGGCGGTTTGGGTTATGGTATTACCAAAATGAAGGTTACCACAGATCCGGTACAACTATGGGCCGGGGAAGATAGCCAAACAAGGCAAGAAAAGGAATATTTTGATTCACACTTTGGTCCTTTCTATAGGACAAATCAACTTTTTATTAAACCTACCAATAAGTCCTTT TTTACCCATAATACCAACGATGGCAATATAACCTTTGGTCCGGCTTTCGAGAAAAGTTTCTTGCTGGAAGTTTTTAAGCTACAAGAAGCCATTGAGCAGATAGGCGTAGAAGATGACATTGGTTTGGACAAAATCTGCTATGCTCCAGTTCTGTATCCCGGAGAAGTGGGCACTATTAAAAGCTGTGTGGTCCAGTCGATTTATGGTTATTTCCAAAATGATCTGGAGTTATTTGAAACAGAATATGAGGATGAGTTTGGTTATACTATTAACTATTTGAACCATTTGGAAGAATGTTTGAA TGTCCCCATGATGGAAAATTGTTTTGGGGCCTATGGCGGTCCCATTGAACCGGCTATAGCTGTGGGTGGCATGCCTAAAGTAAAGCCCGATGAAGATCCCAATTATTTGCTGGCTACCGGTTTGGTTATAACATTTTTGGGTAAAAATCAAAATGATGAAGAACTATTGGAGCCAAATTTGGAATGGGAAAAacgttttatagattttatgcaAAACTATACAAACGATAAGTTAGATGTAGCTTTTTCGGCAGAACGTTCCATACAAGATGCCATTGTCGAGCTTTCCGAAGGTGAATTCTCCACTGTACTCATCAGTTATCTGGTAATGTTTGTCTATGTGGCCATCGCCTTGGGTAAAGTGCGAAGTTGTGTGAGTTTTTTCCGTGAATCTAAAATCATGTTAGCTGTTGGTGGAATTATCATTGTATTAGCATCTGTGGCCTGCAGTTTGGGTTTTTGGGGTTATTTAGATGTGGTCACTACCATGTTGGCCATTGAGGTTATACCTTTCTTAGTTTTGGCTGTGGGTGttgataatattttcattatggTCCATACCTATCATCGTTTGGAGCGTCAAAAGTATGCTACTGTAGCAGAGGCTATAGGAGAAGCTATAGGTCAAGTAGGTCCTTCTATTTTACAAACGGCCGCCTCGGAAATAGCTTGCTTTGGCATAGGTGCCATTTCGGATATGCCTGCTGTAAAAACGTTTGCCATGTATGCAGCTGTAgccatattttttgattttctattcCAAATTACTGCCTTTGTTGCATTAATGGCTTTAGACGAACGCCGCTATGAATCGGGCCGTTTggatttgttttgttgctgtaaATTGGGCAAACAGCCAGAGGTGAATAATTCAGTTAGCTTATTACAGAAATTCTTTACCAAATTCTATGCTCCCTTCTTGTTGTCcaa ACCCATGAAAATCATAGtttgtgtattattttttgttataacgtCTTTATCTTTGACGGTTACACCTAATTTAGAATTGGGTTTGGATCAGGAAATGTCTATGCCTAAAGATTCtcatgttattaaatattttcgttaTATGGATGATTTACTGTCTATGGGTGCACCGGTTTATTGGGTTATTAAACCCGGTTTGGATTATACAAATCGTTCTCATCAGAATTTAATTTGTGGTGGGGTGGAATGTAATAATAACTCAATGTCGGTACAGTTATATACCCAATCACGTTATCCGGATAT CACCTATCTTGCTCGACCAGCTTCATCGTGGATCGATGATTATATCGATTGGTTAGCTATTGGCGATTGTTGTAAGATGAACTCAACAGACGGCACTTTCTGTCCCAGca attCCAAAGAAGATGAATGTATTCCCTGTAAACGAGAATTTATGGAAGATGGTCTACGACCAACGGAACATACATTTAGAAAATACTTGTCATATTTCCTTTCCGATTTGCCAGATAATGAATGTGCTAAAGCTGGTCGAGCTTCATATGCAGAT GCTGTCATCTATACCTTGGATAACAATGGCTTAAGTGACATATTGGATACCTACTTTATGCAATACTCCACTACCTCAACAACTTCGATACAATTCTATTCAGCCCTCAAAGAGGCCCGACGTGTAGCCAGTGAAATCaatgaaatgtttaaagaaaacaatgtGGATGCCACCATCTTTCCCTATTGCGTATTCTTTATATTCTATGAACAATACCTGACCATTTGGGATGATGCCATATATTCTCTGGGTATATCGTTACTAGCCATTTTTCTGGTCACTTTCATTATAACTGGCCTAGATATTATTTCCGCCTTATTGCTGCTCTTTATGGttctaataatattaattaatatgtgCGGCATGATGTGGGCTTGGAGTATAACTTTGAATGCCATTTCGCTCGTTAACTTGGTGGTGTCAGTGGGTATTGGTGTGGAATTTGTTTCGCATATTATACGTTCCTACAAAAATGCTGTCGGTACAAAAGATGAACGTGCTCAACACGCCTTGTCGGTAACGGGTAGCAGTGTTCTATCTGGTATTACTCTTACCAAATTTGCCGGCATTATTGTTTTGGGCTTTTCGAATTCCCAAGTTTTCGAGGTATTCTATTTCCGCATGTATTTGGGTATAGTTTTAATTGGAGCTGCTCATGGTTTGATATTATTGCCGGTGTTATTGAGTTTTTATGGGCCTCGCGGTCCCCACAAGAAGGATGTGGAAAGTTATGATTTAAGTTAG
- the LOC111677463 gene encoding AMP deaminase 2 — MSARGFLIASDSLESMDIQMADAFNPRSPKTPPLHLDLSNGSESPLANAAGQLPKTPGAIDENSSDDVLPNEISAPYEVPQFPIEQIEKKLQIQRQLNVRWLHFILHHLKHIAINLFSLTHKHNNNARHAVIFFLGKTHLNYSPKHRNVDFETYTLVYGRSYLDHPIHPPTETSDPWDIEMPADKSYCIRAVDGVFNVFQNEQSEEPMIQNYPKLKDFCNDMQIMCNMIADGPLKSFCYRRLCYLSSKFQLHVLLNELRELASQKAVPHRDFYNIRKVDTHIHAASCMNQKHLLRFIKKTLKNSANEVVTVTKGQEMTLSQVFQSMNLTTYDLTVDMLDVHADRNTFHRFDKFNAKYNPIGESRLREVFLKTDNYLNGKYFAQIIREVAFDLEESKYQNAELRLSIYGKSRDEWKKLAKWAIDYNVYSTNIRWLIQIPRLYDIFKSNKLMTSFQDILDNIFLPLFEATKEPSKHPELHRFLHYVIGFDSVDDESKPENPLFDGDITTPPKWTDDENPPYAYYIYYMYANMTVLNQFRKERGLNTFVLRPHCGEAGPVQHLVCGYLMAENISHGLLLRKVPVLQYLYYLTQIGIAMSPLSNNSLFLNYHRNPLPEYLARGLIVSLSTDDPLQFHFTKEPLMEEYSIAAQVWKLSSCDMCELARNSVLMSGFPHKMKQHWLGPNYTREGVAGNDITRTNVPDIRVAYRSETLLDELSNIFKVHQHPLPDVVEESP, encoded by the exons ATGAGTGCTCGTGGCTTTTTAATTGCTTCTGATTCGCTGGAATCTATGGATATACAGATGGCAGATGCGTTTAATCCACGCTCACCAAAAACACCACCTTTACATTTGGATTTGTCTAATG GAAGTGAATCACCTTTGGCTAATGCTGCCGGTCAATTGCCTAAAACACCCGGTGCTATAGATGAAAATTCTTCGGATGATGTGTTACCCAATGAGATATCAGCACCCTATGAAGTGCCTCAGTTTCCTATTGAGCAAATCGAAAAGAAATTGCAAATACAAAGACAACTTAATGTACG ttggTTGCACTTTATTTTGCACCATTTAAAACACATTGCAATTAATCTTTTTTCCTTAACAcataaacacaacaacaatgcTCGTCATGCTGTCAtcttttttttgggtaaaaCACATTTGAATTATTCACCTAAACACCGTAATGTTGATTTTGAAACGTACACCCTTGTATATGGTCGATCGTACTTAGATCATCCTATCCACCCACCAACGGAAACTAGTGATCCCTGGGATATTGAAATGCCTGCCGATAAATCATATTGCATTAGGGCTGTCGATGGTGTTTTTAATGTGTTCCAAAATGAG CAATCCGAAGAGCCTATGATACAAAACTATCCCAAACttaaagatttttgtaatgacATGCAAATCATGTGCAATATGATAGCTGATGGACCTTT GAAATCATTTTGTTATCGACGTTTATGTTATTTATCTTCGAAATTTCAATTGCATGTTCTACTCAACGAACTAAGAGAATTGGCTTCACAAAAGGCTGTGCCTCATCGAGATTTCTATAACATAAG aaaagtcgaTACTCACATTCACGCCGCCTCGTGCATgaatcaaaaacatttattacgTTTCATTAAGAAAACCCTTAAAAATAGCGCCAATGAAGTGGTCACCGTTACCAAGGGCCAAGAGATGACTTTATCTCAGGTATTTCAATCGATGAATTTAACTACTTATGATCTGACAGTTGATATGCTGGATGTACATGCTGATCGTAATACGTTCCATCGTTTTGATAAATTCAATGCCAAATATAATCCTATTGGTGAGTCGCGTCTCAGAGAAGTCTTTCTGAAAACGGATAATTATttgaatggaaaatattttgcacaaattaTAAGG GAAGTGGCCTTTGATTTGGAAGAATCTAAATATCAAAATGCCGAACTGCGTTTGTCTATTTATGGCAAATCTCGAGATGAATGGAAGAAATTAGCCAAATGGGCCATTGATTATAATGTTTATTCAACAAATATACGTTGGCTAATACAAATACCCAGACTTTA tgatatttttaaatcaaataaactaATGACCTCATTCCAAGACATATTGGACAATATATTTTTGCCTTTATTCGAGGCTACCAAAGAGCCTAGTAAACATCCTGAACTACATCGTTTCTTACATTATGTCATTGGTTTCGATTCGGTAGATGATGAATCAAAACCAGAGAATCCTTTGTTTGATGGTGATATTACTACGCCACCCAAATGGACTGATGACGAGAATCCACCATATGCTTACTATATCTATTATATGTATGCAAATATGACGGTGTTGAATCAGTTTAGAAA GGAACGCGGCctaaatacttttgttttacGTCCTCATTGTGGTGAGGCGGGACCTGTACAACATTTAGTGTGTGGTTACTTAATGGCTGAGAATATCTCTCATGGTTTACTATTGCGTAAAGTACCCGTTTTGCAGTATTTATATTATCTAACACAAATCGGCATAGCCATGTCACCACTCTCCAATAACTCCCTATTTCTTAACTATCATCGTAATCCACTGCCGGAATATTTGGCACGTGGTCTTATAGTTTCACTCTCCACCGATGATCCCTTACAATTTCACTTCACCAAGGAACCTTTAATGGAAGAATACAGTATTGCAGCTCAGGTATGGAAGTTGAGCTCATGTGATATGTGTGAATTGGCTCGTAACAGTGTCTTAATGAGTGGTTTTCCTCACAAG ATGAAACAACATTGGCTGGGACCAAACTATACCCGCGAAGGTGTTGCTGGCAACGATATTACACGCACCAATGTACCCGACATACGTGTGGCCTATCGCTCGGAAACTCTACTCGATGAGTTGTCTAACATTTTCAAAGTTCATCAACATCCTTTGCCGGATGTCGTAGAAGAAAGTCCTTAA
- the LOC124418638 gene encoding uncharacterized protein LOC124418638 — MTDKHSIQGDVTDDPAINFVEHELIPNFQRVSISGEDTSGVPLEDLERASTLIIQALEMRSRYMSISEQSFPTTTLRFLKTVHESDRFNKIQYEDRKSIAELIRKISLPMIHLPPRGIKRSLSFSFYLSFEIY; from the exons ATGACCGATAAACACTCCATACAAGGCGATGTAACCGACGATCCAGCAATAAACTTTGTTGAACATGAGTTAATACCAAATTTTCAACGTGTCTCCATTTCGGGAGAAGACACCAGTGGTGTGCCATTGGAGGATTTAGAAAGAGCTTCCACTTTAATTATACAGGCTCTAGAAATGCGTTCACGTTACATGTCCATTTCGGAACAATCATTTCCCACAACAACGTTGCGTTTTTTAAAAACCGTACATGAAAGTGATCGTTTTAATAAGATTCAATATGAAGATCGTAAATCTATAGCGG AATTAATCCGCAAGATCAGTCTACCAATGATCCATTTACCACCCAGAGGTATTAAAAgatctctctctttctctttctaTCTCtcgtttgaaatttattaa